A single region of the Cucumis melo cultivar AY chromosome 3, USDA_Cmelo_AY_1.0, whole genome shotgun sequence genome encodes:
- the LOC103488121 gene encoding uncharacterized protein LOC103488121, with product MSVAFPQLSWWLWSGKHKEPRSSNGGSALNASLDTANRETDTLKFPLVNGANISSSSRRVKRKWHSREERKVDREYDIVLVPSDGGCVSGSESDDSDWSIGWSEPHGPGFQSDDESDNSFAVLVPCYGRIYNDFVDETKNSILSAVGNINDSFSAESKKYMEQWLSSLQNC from the exons ATGTCTGTGGCATTTCCCCAACTCTCGTGGTGGTTATGGAGTGGGAAGCATAAAGAACCTCGAAGCTCTAATGGTGGGTCTGCTTTAAATGCTTCATTAGATACAGCCAACCGGGAAACAGATACTCTAAAATTTCCTTTAGTTAATGGGGCCAACATATCATCCTCATCTAGAAGGGTGAAGAGGAAATGGCATAGTCGAGAAGAGAGAAAAGTTGATAGGGAATACGACATTGTTCTTGTTCCATCTGATGGAGGATGTGTTTCAGGGTCTGAGTCTGATGATTCAGATTGGTCAATTGGATGGTCGGAGCCCCATGGACCTGGATTCCAGAGCGATGATGAATCAGATAACAGTTTTGCTGTGCTGGTTCCATGTTATGGACGCATTTACAATGACTTTGTGGACGAGACTAAGAATAGTATCTTAAGTGCCGTTGGGAACATCAACGACAGCTTTTCTGCTG AGAGCAAGAAATATATGGAACAGTGGCTGTCCTCTCTTCAGAACTGCTAA